A genomic segment from Leopardus geoffroyi isolate Oge1 chromosome A2, O.geoffroyi_Oge1_pat1.0, whole genome shotgun sequence encodes:
- the LSM4 gene encoding U6 snRNA-associated Sm-like protein LSm4 isoform X2 has translation MLVELKNGETYNGHLVSCDNWMNINLREVICTSRDGDKFWRMPECYIRGSTIKYLRIPDEIIDMVKEEVVAKGRGRGGLQQQKQQKGRGMGGAGRGVFGGRGRGGIPGTGRGQPEKKPGRQAGKQ, from the exons ATG CTGGTGGAACTcaaaaatggagagacatacaATGGGCACCTGGTGAGCTGTGATAACTGGATGAACATTAACCTTCGAGAGGTGATCTGCACATCTAGG GATGGGGACAAGTTTTGGCGGATGCCTGAGTGCTACATCCGTGGCAGCACGATCAAGTACCTGCGCATACCTGATGAGATCATCGACATGGTCAAGGAGGAGGTGGTGGCCAAGGGCCGTGGCCGCGGTGGCctgcagcagcagaagcagcagaagGGTCGAGGCATGGGGGGTGCTGGGCGAG GTGTGTTTGGTGGCCGGGGCCGAGGTGGGATCCCAGGCACAGGCAGAGGTCAGCCGGAAAAGAAGCCGGGCAGACAGGCGGGCAAACAGTGA
- the LSM4 gene encoding U6 snRNA-associated Sm-like protein LSm4 isoform X3 gives MVHTPAGKVDGDKFWRMPECYIRGSTIKYLRIPDEIIDMVKEEVVAKGRGRGGLQQQKQQKGRGMGGAGRGVFGGRGRGGIPGTGRGQPEKKPGRQAGKQ, from the exons ATGGTTCACACCCCAGCAGGCAAAGTG GATGGGGACAAGTTTTGGCGGATGCCTGAGTGCTACATCCGTGGCAGCACGATCAAGTACCTGCGCATACCTGATGAGATCATCGACATGGTCAAGGAGGAGGTGGTGGCCAAGGGCCGTGGCCGCGGTGGCctgcagcagcagaagcagcagaagGGTCGAGGCATGGGGGGTGCTGGGCGAG GTGTGTTTGGTGGCCGGGGCCGAGGTGGGATCCCAGGCACAGGCAGAGGTCAGCCGGAAAAGAAGCCGGGCAGACAGGCGGGCAAACAGTGA
- the LSM4 gene encoding U6 snRNA-associated Sm-like protein LSm4 isoform X1 translates to MLPLSLLKTAQNHPMLVELKNGETYNGHLVSCDNWMNINLREVICTSRDGDKFWRMPECYIRGSTIKYLRIPDEIIDMVKEEVVAKGRGRGGLQQQKQQKGRGMGGAGRGVFGGRGRGGIPGTGRGQPEKKPGRQAGKQ, encoded by the exons ATG CTTCCCTTGTCACTGCTGAAGACTGCTCAGAATCATCCCATG CTGGTGGAACTcaaaaatggagagacatacaATGGGCACCTGGTGAGCTGTGATAACTGGATGAACATTAACCTTCGAGAGGTGATCTGCACATCTAGG GATGGGGACAAGTTTTGGCGGATGCCTGAGTGCTACATCCGTGGCAGCACGATCAAGTACCTGCGCATACCTGATGAGATCATCGACATGGTCAAGGAGGAGGTGGTGGCCAAGGGCCGTGGCCGCGGTGGCctgcagcagcagaagcagcagaagGGTCGAGGCATGGGGGGTGCTGGGCGAG GTGTGTTTGGTGGCCGGGGCCGAGGTGGGATCCCAGGCACAGGCAGAGGTCAGCCGGAAAAGAAGCCGGGCAGACAGGCGGGCAAACAGTGA